The DNA window GCGCGAGGGGACGCATTTCGTAGCGGTCAACCCGAGAGGGACGACCAAGGAGTGCGCGTCCTGCGGCGTCTCGACGGAGAAGCCGTTGTGGGTCCGTGAACACTCCTGTCCGGCCTGTGGGTTTGAGGCGGACAGGGACGCGAACGCGGCGTGGAACATTCTTTCTCGCGGCCTCGAAGACGTAGGAGTGGGATACCCCGAAGCAACGCCTGTGGTGACTGTGCTTCCTGTGGATACCTCGGTGTCTGCAAAGCGCGTCGTCGAAGCAGGAAGCCCCACCCTCAAGCAGTCTGCGTCAGCAGACGAGTAGGGTGGGGTAGTTCACACTGCAAGGCCTCTCCTACAAGCTCGGAATGCGTTGAGCGATCTCCAGTACTCGTAAGGGGAGACCGCGCGAACGAATACCATGCCCAAGTCCGAACCCTTCGAACGATACACCGAGCGATACGAAGGCTGGTTCGACACACACGAAGCCGCCTATCAGTCCGAAGTCGAGGCGCTCCAGCGACTAATTCCGCAGCCAGGCTTCGGGATCGAGATCGGTGTCGGAAGCGCTCGGTTCGCGGCCCCGCTCGGGATGCAAGTGGGGCTCGATCCTGCTGGCGACATGCTGGTTCGCGCTCGCGAGCGAGGGATCGACGTCGTCAAAGGCGTCGCCGAATCCCTCCCGTTTAGAAACGGGACATTCTGCGGTGTTGAATAGCGATCTAATCTGTCGATATCGCTGCTTTAGAAGGGTGAAGCCGAGGAATTCGATTCTGACTTATGGAAGTCGACCTCCTCGACTTCGTTGAACGGTGTCGTCACCTAGCCAAACAAGCTTTAGGAAAGCACGCGGGCGAGCCCGCCAGCGGCGGGTTCGCCCGCTGGATCCACGTCGTTCTACACTGCTTTTGGCTCGAAGAGGGCCATAGCTACCGTGAAACGCCGAATCGGCTGGAGTACATGGCTGAGATACGTGATGTACTCGGGCTTGATCGGGACGATCTGCCCGAGTTCAGCACGGTCTACAAGTCGTTCGATCGGTTCAAGATGTGGGTGTGGCGGGCGTTGCTGCGCGTTTCAGCGCAGCAACACCCGCACTCTGGGCACGCGGCTCTCGACAGCACATTTTTCGACCGACGCTCAGCCTCGTCGTACTACCGCCAACGATCCGGCAGCACCGTCCAGACACCATCCGTGTTCGGTTAAGACGTTGAATCGGGTGACTGCGCTCCACTGACGAAGCTATCGATGTAGACCGCGTGGGGAGAGAATGTGTTCAAGACGCTCTCCCCGAACCTCATACGACGGCGGCTCACTTCCCTGTTTCCAGCAGCGGTTATCGAAGACATCGCGCGCGAGCGCGATGTCGTCCAACGCCACCGGACAATCGACATCACGATGCTCGTCTGGACGCTCATCATGGGCTTCGCCGTCGACGGCGAAGCCCGCACTATCGCCGGGTTTCAGCGGGCTTACTCCGCAGCGACCAACCAGACTGTTGCCCGCTCCAGTTTTTACGACCGGTTCACACCAGCACTTGCGACACTGTTGAGCGACCTCCTCGAGCACGCTCTCGAGGAGGTCGCGGTTCCCCACACGATCGCTCCCCAGTTCGAGTTGTTTCGTGAGGTGTTGATCGCCGATGCAACCGTCTTCCGGTTGCATCGGCTCCTCAGCGAGTTTCCGGCGACTCACGCGGATCAGTCCGGCGCGAAGCTTCACCTCGTCCATAACGCGACGACACAGACGATCGAGCAGTTCCAGCTCACCGACGAATGCACCCACGAGAGCAGCCAGCTCCGCACGGGGAGCTGGCTGCGAGGCCGGTTGGTGCTGTTCGATCTCGGGTTCTACAATTTCCGTCGGTTCGCGTTGATCGAGGAAAACGGTGGGTTCTTCCTGACACGGCTGAAGTCGAACGCGAACCCGTTGATCGTCGGAGAACGGCGGAAATGGCGCGGGCGCGCCATTTCCTTGCCAGGACGTCGCCTCCAGGACGTCCTGAGTGACCTCACACGGGAGATAATCGATGTGACCGTGGAGATCTCGTTCAAGCGGCGAGCATACGCTGGGAAGGAGTCAACCGATTCGATGGAGGTTCGCGTCGTCGGTGTCCGCAACGAGGACACCGACGACTACCATCTGTACGTCACAAATCTCCCCGACGCGTTCACTCCGAGGCAGATCGCGGCCCTGTACGGGTTGCGGTGGGAAGTGGAGTTGCTGTTCCGGGAACTGAAGTCGCTGTATGGGCTGGAGAAGTTCCAGACGAGTGATCCAGCGATCGTCCACCTGTTGGTGGTGGCGGCTCTGCTGACACTGACGGTCAGCAGAGCCTTGCTCGGCGTGTTTCAAGAGCTGTTTCCAGAGACGGTGTTCCCCCGTGAGCGCTGGGCGAAGACCTTCCGGTCTTTCGCCCAGCTCATCCTCGAAGATCTGGCACAGTCGCTCGGACATCCACCGCCGAATCTGTCGGAGCTGATGTTTCGTGACGCCCGCCAACCAGAGAAATCGCGGCTCTTACTCAGCGAACGAGTGGCTGAGGCCTTCATGAGGCGATCCAATGCTTAACCGAACACCGATGCACCACAGTCCGGACACTGGCGCTCATCCATTGGTCTCAGCTCAGTATTGATACCAATTCATAAAAGGCCACATTCGGAATGTCACGCTTGGAAACACTGGGTGGGACCGAGCTTGGTCGACGTTTTTGAGTAGTCTGACGGACCCGGGAGTGCGAAATCCTCCGTGCCGATGGAACTGCAAGTCAGCTGTGACCGGATTGCACGGAGCTGTTTCTGAGATTGGAACAGTGGTCTGTGGTTGATACACTGGCCCTCCTATCACTACGGTATGACTCGGAGCCAACAGTTCGATACGGCAGAAGCTGGCGGCTGGTCACTAGCGAACCGTCTCTTCGGCGTCGGGTTTCGTCGTGAGACCTACGCGAACTTGGCGTATCTGCTCGCCCGGTTTCCGCTTGGCATCGCTTACTTCACGGTCTTGATAACCGGTCTTAGTCTGGGGGTGGGCCTGGTTCCGATGGTCGTCGGAATCCCGATACTGGCCGGTGTTCTCGCGCTTGGCGGCTGCATCGGGGTAGTCGAAGCGGAGCTCTTGACCCGACTCCGCGGGCGTGACGTGTCCGTCACCCTCGCCGACCCTCACGAACTGTCCATAACGGAGTATCTGAAAACCGTCGCAACCACCCCCCGCAACTACCTGCTTGTCGCGTTCGGGTTTGCGTCGTTTGTCGTCGGTATTCCATTGTTCGTTGCCATTACGGTCGTGTTTTCGATTGGGTTCACGCTCGCAGCCACACCCTTCCTCTACTGGATCCCTGGTGTCGAATACGAGTTCACAGGCCTCCGTGGTACCATTGAGATCGGGATGTTATCCGTCGACACCGGGTCTGTGGTCGGAGCCAGCATCAATACGCTTCCAGAGGCGCTGGCCGCGTCAGCGGTCGGTGTCGTCGTCTGTCTCGCAGGCCTGCACGCAGTCAACCTGAGCGCTTGGCTCCTCGCCGAGCTGACTGAGCGCCTACTCATGTTCCTGTCGGAGTGATCGTTCCCTGTCTTCATTTGGGACCGGTCTGTCGCCACACACGGCGGACTAACGTCATAGGTGCTCGACAGCTCGCTCGGCGAACACTCCGACGAGCGCGATGCTCCCGCCGATGACCGTGTAGAGCGCCAGGATCGCACTGATTCCGTAGCCTTGGAGATATCCGATGCTCGATAGCCAGAGCATCGCGAGAACGCCGCTCAGACCCCGGTGATGACCGGCGTCAGTTCCTCCGGTGAGGTGTTCACGTCCTCACAGACGAGTCGCCCGGGCAAAATAATTTGAGCACTCTACGTTCGTCAATCCTGATGCTGAAGCACCGTTTCGACAGCGTCATCCTGCAACCATACTCTAGCGGCCCCAATCGGAAGGACATACGCGACTAGAACGACAGGCCCCGATACTGTGTCGGGGAGGACAAACGCAGCTGTCAACACGACAACAGTGGTGGGTACAATCACGTACACGGCGATGATGACGAACGTAGCGACCGGTCGAAGGCCGAGTTCGAGTGCCTCTGCTGGCGATCGGTCTCGATACGAGTGATCGACGAGGAACTCGCGCCAGACGCGTAGTAGTTGTGAGACACAGATAGCGAGTATCACGAGGCCGGCCGTCGGAGAGAGCAACGACGATATGCTCCGATCCACGACTGATACAAACATAGCAACAAAAAACAAGAAGAAAACGGTGTACGCAAACATGTTATTCACGATCAGACCGATATTTCGCGGATATATCGGCGGGAGAATTGGAACCGGTTGCACTGGGCTCGTTTCTTCACGCCACTTGTCAGCGTTGTGATCTTCCACCGGCTGTGCTGCAAACAGTGCGGCGATCGCGAATAGAACAGCGACAACGACGATTTCACTCAGATAAATGAATATTAGCTCAACAACATCCCACTCGAGAAATAGGATCCCGATAGTAAGCAGTAGATGCATACCGATCGGCGAAAGGTAATCGGGAGGGATCCCAAGCCGTTCAGCTATCTCCGTTTCAGGCCTCCTCAACATAACTGCCCTGTCGTTCAGATAGCGACGCCGTACTGTTCATTTCGCTCGACGACGACGAACCCTTGAGCTTCGAGCGCTTCGTCCCGGTACCGTTTTGCAACGATCCGTTGAGGAATGCGCCGCAGGCCGAATCGCCGATCCGCCGTGTACTCGTACTTTACGACGGTCCCATCGCCCCGCTTGTCGACGGTGACGACGTACGTCGACCACGGCTGGCCGCCCACCGTGAGTTCCAACTCGATCCGACGGCCGCCCTCCGGCGTCCGATCCGTCCGTGTATCGACGGTCACCTCGACCGACCGCAAGCCGAACAGATACGAGAGCCGGTACGTGACCGTCCCGTCTCCAGTAAGGATCTCGTCAGTAATCCCCCATTGAAACACGAGGATCGGCGGTGTCGGTCCCGTGAACGACTCGGCGACGGATTCGGCGTCCTCGTCGGTTCGGAGACGGACGGTTCCGCGTGATTCGATAATCGGGGCCCGTGCGACGACGATCAGCAGTACCCCGACGACGACTGCGGGTACCAGCGATGTCGCAACGAACGTGCCGAGGAATCCAGCCGCGGCGAGCACGACGATCAGCGCACTCAGCGGTCGTTCACGTCTGAGATATCGCTTCGCAATGGCGAGTGCCTCCCGTGGCCGGTCGACGGGTCGTGTGGAGGGCATCGACAAATCATCAGTGTGGCGGTCAGTTAGTGGTGTTGGAAGCTTCTTCGCTGATTTGACCACCCGCATCGATCCGTGTGAATCCCCGGGCACTGACGAGTCGCGTCCACGGATGCCGGCGGAGAGCGCTACGCCGACTGGAATCGGCGTGAGACGTAGAGTAGAACAGCTCCGAACGTCGCAGTCACGACCGCCTCCGGAGTGACGACGGGCGGACAGAACTCCCCGGCCGTGCAAACCCGTAAACTGCCGACTATCTCGGTAACGATGAGAAACGCCCCACCGAGTAGCAGTATCGCCCGGGAGAGCCGGTCTAGATACGCTCGGAGTCGAGAGACGACGTCTGTACTCACACGATGTCGCTACACGGCTACGACACTTCAAGATTAGCGGCCGGTTGCACTCTCCGAGCAGCGACGACCACGCTGAAGTCGTCACGGCTCGTCACGGATGGGATCTGAGCAGTTCACCGGCACGTTCGGGGTCTGGAACGAACGCGATCGACGATCTCGGTTTCCGGGCGGACTCGCCGTCCCTGGAGTTGGAAATCCGATCGAAAAACACCGTTCCGGCGTCCAGCCAGAGCGGGCTACCGAACAGCCCGCGCTCGACCGAGACGTTCCGGACGCCGTCGTATGATACCGACCACTGTAGTCGTCCGAGGTATCGGTCGTACGCTACCAGCTTAGACTCGTAAAATTTGTACTCGACGGCTCTGTTGAAATCCTCAGAGAGTTACAGATTCCCCCGGTAGTCTGACTGGATGCAGACCCTCCCGAAGTCGCGGTTGCTCCGGTTTGTTGAGCAGGCGTATCACTTGGCTCGTCGAGCTGTCGATCGCTACTCTTCGAAGTTCTCGAAACGACGGTACACACTCCACCAGCACATCGTCCTGCTCTGTCTCAAGGTGCGGAAGAATACAACGTACCGAACCCTGCTTGACGAGCTGATCGAGATGCCTCGCATTCGGAGCGCCATCGACCTTGAGGAACTCCCGTCGCACTCAACGTTGTGTAAAGCGTTCAATCGACTCGATATGGCTGTCTGGCGTGTCCTCCTCAACCTCTCGATCACACTCCTCCCGACTAACGGTGTCGTCGGGATCGACGCCTCGGGATTTGACCATAGTCACGCTTCGAAGCACTACACGAAGCGAACGAAGTTGACGATTCAGCAGTTGAAAG is part of the Salinigranum marinum genome and encodes:
- a CDS encoding IS4 family transposase, whose product is MFKTLSPNLIRRRLTSLFPAAVIEDIARERDVVQRHRTIDITMLVWTLIMGFAVDGEARTIAGFQRAYSAATNQTVARSSFYDRFTPALATLLSDLLEHALEEVAVPHTIAPQFELFREVLIADATVFRLHRLLSEFPATHADQSGAKLHLVHNATTQTIEQFQLTDECTHESSQLRTGSWLRGRLVLFDLGFYNFRRFALIEENGGFFLTRLKSNANPLIVGERRKWRGRAISLPGRRLQDVLSDLTREIIDVTVEISFKRRAYAGKESTDSMEVRVVGVRNEDTDDYHLYVTNLPDAFTPRQIAALYGLRWEVELLFRELKSLYGLEKFQTSDPAIVHLLVVAALLTLTVSRALLGVFQELFPETVFPRERWAKTFRSFAQLILEDLAQSLGHPPPNLSELMFRDARQPEKSRLLLSERVAEAFMRRSNA
- a CDS encoding sensor domain-containing protein, whose amino-acid sequence is MTRSQQFDTAEAGGWSLANRLFGVGFRRETYANLAYLLARFPLGIAYFTVLITGLSLGVGLVPMVVGIPILAGVLALGGCIGVVEAELLTRLRGRDVSVTLADPHELSITEYLKTVATTPRNYLLVAFGFASFVVGIPLFVAITVVFSIGFTLAATPFLYWIPGVEYEFTGLRGTIEIGMLSVDTGSVVGASINTLPEALAASAVGVVVCLAGLHAVNLSAWLLAELTERLLMFLSE
- a CDS encoding DUF6498-containing protein, with amino-acid sequence MLRRPETEIAERLGIPPDYLSPIGMHLLLTIGILFLEWDVVELIFIYLSEIVVVAVLFAIAALFAAQPVEDHNADKWREETSPVQPVPILPPIYPRNIGLIVNNMFAYTVFFLFFVAMFVSVVDRSISSLLSPTAGLVILAICVSQLLRVWREFLVDHSYRDRSPAEALELGLRPVATFVIIAVYVIVPTTVVVLTAAFVLPDTVSGPVVLVAYVLPIGAARVWLQDDAVETVLQHQD